From Erigeron canadensis isolate Cc75 chromosome 8, C_canadensis_v1, whole genome shotgun sequence, one genomic window encodes:
- the LOC122578919 gene encoding glycerophosphodiester phosphodiesterase GDPD2-like, which translates to MAAVKAAILVSDMPHFDQVNDTSAASLSLYATRLPTGLDMSNSNNGRKVMPKFMVVGHRGHGMNVLQSTDKRMKAYKENSILSFNNAANHPLDYIEFDVQVTKDDTPVIFHDDFLLSEDNGTVIEKRITELTLNEFFSYGPQRETGLIGKSLLRKSNGNIVGWDVEIDDHFCTLEEAFQKVNPILGFNIELKFDDHVVYEQEYLIHVLQVILKVVYGNAQERPIIFSTFQPDVALLMKKLQNTYPVYFLTNGGNEIFNDVRMNSLEEAKKLALEGGLDGIVSEVKGVFRNPSVVREINESNLSLLTYGKLNNVPEAVHVQYLMGIEGVIVDLVQEITSAVKAYSDSNKKTIIEGEEGGLQVKEKTNKIELPFLLSLISQVIQH; encoded by the exons ATGGCTGCTGTCAAGGCTGCTATACTTGTCTCCGACATGCCACATTTTGACCAAGTCAACGACACCTCCGCTGCCTCGTTGTCTCTTTACGCCACCCGTCTTCCTACTG GATTGGATATGAGCAATAGTAACAATGGGCGGAAAGTGATGCCGAAATTCATGGTGGTGGGTCACCGTGGTCATGGTATGAATGTGTTACAGTCAACTGATAAGAGAATGAAAGCTTACAAAGAGAATTCAATTCTTTCCTTCAATAACGCTGCTAATCACCCACTTGATTACATTGAATTTGATGTTCAG GTGACAAAAGACGACACCCCGGTCATTTTCCATGACGATTTCCTCCTCTCTGAAGACAAT GGTACCGTAATTGAAAAGAGGATTACTGAGttgactttgaatgaattcTTTAGCTATGGTCCTCAGAGAGAAACAGGCCTCATTGGCAAATCTTTGCTGAGAAAATCCAATGGAAATATCGTCGGTTGGGACGTTGAAATTGACGATCATTTTTGTACTCTAGAAGAAGCATTCCAAAAAGTTAACCCTATTTTGGGAttcaacattgagttgaaattcGACGATCACGTTGTTTATGAACAAGAGTATCTCATTCATGTTCTTCAAGTCATTTTGAAG GTGGTATATGGAAACGCCCAAGAAAGACCCATAATCTTTTCAACTTTCCAGCCTGATGTGGCCTTGCTAATGAAAAAACTTCAGAATACATACCCG GTGTACTTCTTGACGAACGGAGGAAATGAGATATTCAATGATGTGAGAATGAACTCATTAGAAGAAGCTAAAAAGCTGGCATTGGAAGGTGGATTGGATGGCATTGTTTCAGAAGTAAAGGGTGTTTTTAGAAACCCTTCTGTAGTAAGAGAGATTAACGAGTCTAATCTCTCCCTACTTACTTATGGCAAATtaaa TAATGTCCCTGAAGCCGTACATGTTCAATATCTTATGGGCATCGAGGGTGTGATTGTTGATTTAGTACAAGAAATCACCAGTGCAGTTAAGGCGTATAGTGATAGCAACAAGAAGACCATCATAGAAGGAGAGGAAGGAGGATTACAAGTGAAGGAGAAAACCAATAAGATTGAATTGCCGTTTCTGCTGAGCTTGATCTCCCAAGTTATTCAGCACTGA